The Cottoperca gobio chromosome 22, fCotGob3.1, whole genome shotgun sequence genome contains a region encoding:
- the iah1 gene encoding isoamyl acetate-hydrolyzing esterase 1 homolog, translating into MSNFKTVIWPKVVLFGDSITQFSFQANGWGADIANKLARKCDVLNRGLSGYNSRWAKIVLPRLFNSPNSADNNIAAVTVFFGANDCALEDKNPQQHVPLQEYSENLKEITKLLASAGVSANRVIFITPPPLHEPAWEKECILKGCPLNRHNSAVGQYAQACVQAASQCGADVLDLWTLMQKDGQDYTVYLSDGLHLSQKGNQFVAEHLWGLLESRVADLPFILPYWGDVDAKSPESSLLCDQ; encoded by the exons ATGTCTAATTTTAAAACAGTAATTTGGCCTAAAGTGGTTTTATTTGGGGACTCCATCACACAG ttttcatttcaaGCCAATGGTTGGGGTGCAGACATTGCCAACAAACTAGCAAG AAAGTGTGACGTTTTAAATAGAGGACTGTCTGGTTACAACTCCAGATGGGCTAAGATAGTGCTTCCTCGCCTCTTCAACAGCCCAAACTCAGCAGACAACAACATAGCTGCTGTCACTGTCTTCTTTGGAGCCAACGACTGTGCACTGGAAG ATAAAAACCCACAACAGCACGTTCCTCTGCAGGAGTATTCAGAGAACCTGAAGGAGATCACCAAGCTTCTGGCTTCAGCAGGAGTGTCAGCAAACAGAGTTATCTTCATCACCCCTCCACCTCTTCATGAGCCCGCCTGGGAGAAGGAGTGCATTCTGAAAG GATGTCCACTCAATCGCCACAACTCTGCAGTGGGGCAATATGCCCAGGCGTGTGTCCAGGCTGCCAGTCAGTGTGGTGCTGACGTCCTGGACCTCTGGACACTCATGCAGAAAGATGGACAG GACTACACAGTCTATCTGTCTGACGGGCTGCATCTGTCACAGAAGGGAAACCAGTTTGTGGCTGAGCATCTGTGGGGGCTGCTGGAGAGCCGTGTGGCCGACCTGCCCTTCATACTGCCTTACTGGGGAGACGTAGACGCCAAGAGCCCCGAGAGCAGCCTCCTCTGTGACCAGTGA